The genomic interval GATGGAGGGGGGGGGCTTGAAGGAAAGAGTACTCACCATCGTTGCCGAGATGCCCGGATAGCCGATCAGAAAATTGCCATTCGGCGGGCCAGAGATTCGCACAAAGGCGGACATGACGGCGCTGCTCCCGGGCCACCATGGACCAGGCGCCGTGGAGAGTTGGCGTGGGGAAAATGCGCAGACGCCCTCGGGTTCATAGAGGCCCGCGCCCTAAGggagggcgatgatgcgGGGCAGGCGGGATGCAGGTGATTTGAAACGGGGCGGGATGGTGGCAGGGATGAGGGATGAGGTGATGTGTGGTGTTGGAagggaggatggagaggtgAAGGTGTGCAGAAGTTCGCGAAAGGTGTTGGTGTGGGGGAAGATAGGGAGAGAGCCGAGATACGCCCGACAGCCTCATTATTACTGGCGGAGGACTGGGTAATATATAGTGAGGGAGAGATCGATAGATAGCAGTCATTGATCTTGCTATAGGATAGTTCTGATCTTTTATGtacttcttctcttcatGTCTCGGGGTATACAATTGAAGCCACTTCGGTGCCTGCTGAATTAGGGTTTGCTCAGGATCTGACGATGTCATACTAGCTGTTCCCGGTGTGTGGACCTGCTCGAGAGATGCGATGTGAGTGTCTGTATACGATTCGAATCTAACACAATCGAATTGTCATCGAGTCAATTCTTCGTCACCGTCCCCCTCTCCAAGGTACCCTTCCCCCGTTCCATGGGCGTGCTCGCCAGTCAGCAACGAACTCCCCGTTGCACTGGGCAACGTGCGAACCTGGAATGACATCGCCGGATCCACCCACTTCTTCCCCAACCACCTCTCTCTGTCTCGACTACATTTattccccaccaccactactcTACGTCCCCAtgcctcctcgtcgccgtGGCGGGGCATCTGCCCCCGATGCTCAGCGGACGCTCTCCTTCGGCGCCCAGTCCCGCGTCAGCAAGCCTACGGCAGCAGCCCAGAAAGCAAAGCACCTCGATTCTCCCAAGACGATCCCTGCTATTCCCGAGCCCCAGCAACTGCCCGTGACTCCAGATGAGCCGTCGCAGCCTCATGTCACAGAGCTCGCGGTACGACAGCAGGCCGCCAAAGCGATCCAGGAACCTCaatcggaagaagacaagcGAGCTCTGAAGCTGCGCAAGCAGGATCTCCAGCGCTactggaagaaagaggagcAGAACCGAAAAGTGGCTCGAGGTAATGACCCCAAAATCTGAATCGGAGATCTCAATCTGACCGGCCATGCAGTGCACCAGCAGGGTCTCGATCTAGACGAGCAGATCCTCCGGCATTTTGACCTGTCCAGCCAATAT from Penicillium psychrofluorescens genome assembly, chromosome: 5 carries:
- a CDS encoding uncharacterized protein (ID:PFLUO_007415-T1.cds;~source:funannotate); amino-acid sequence: MPPRRRGGASAPDAQRTLSFGAQSRVSKPTAAAQKAKHLDSPKTIPAIPEPQQLPVTPDEPSQPHVTELAVRQQAAKAIQEPQSEEDKRALKLRKQDLQRYWKKEEQNRKVARVHQQGLDLDEQILRHFDLSSQYGPCIGIARLQRWRRAHRLNLRPPIEVLAVLLKDQDHVKERAHMDELLS